A single region of the Streptomyces sp. NBC_00236 genome encodes:
- a CDS encoding EthD domain-containing protein has translation MIKFVFMINRVAGMTFGEFVAHHRDRHAPLFTSIPEARQYVKKYTVSHPVPAGGYPSPSYDGLTEIWFESWADHDAFFASKNYKELVNPDESRFIDRHSVAVMVTEERVVIQGATRQEMRESS, from the coding sequence GTGATCAAGTTCGTTTTCATGATCAATCGTGTCGCCGGAATGACCTTCGGGGAGTTCGTCGCGCATCACCGGGACCGCCACGCCCCGTTGTTCACGTCAATTCCGGAAGCGCGGCAGTACGTGAAGAAGTACACCGTCTCGCATCCGGTACCCGCAGGGGGGTACCCGAGTCCGTCCTACGACGGTCTCACCGAGATCTGGTTCGAGAGTTGGGCGGATCACGATGCCTTCTTTGCGTCCAAGAATTACAAGGAGTTGGTGAATCCGGACGAGAGCAGGTTCATCGACAGACATTCGGTGGCGGTGATGGTCACTGAAGAAAGGGTTGTTATCCAAGGGGCGACCCGCCAGGAAATGCGGGAAAGCTCCTAG
- a CDS encoding fructosamine kinase family protein: MTEAMSFLLERLHGAGLTDVVAVEPATGGLAATAGLARRGDGTTVFVKAFDDPPSDDAFAAEAEGLTVLREAGGVATPGTVLVDRDLLVLSVLRPRTDTEDFWEQLAHALARLHTTTRASRFGWHRDNWLGRRRQVNTWEDDGFAFFAQHRLLRWLGERRVQEALDAADRAALERLCDRLPELLPVRPPCLTHGDLWAQNVMATHDGRPALIDPAVSYTWAEVDLAHLWTTAPPPEAHVFFERYAELTGLDRDWRARMPILQLRQHLAVIAQFEPDWGAADLVRATLAPFRRRS; this comes from the coding sequence GTGACAGAGGCGATGTCCTTCCTGCTCGAACGTCTCCACGGGGCCGGCCTGACCGACGTCGTCGCCGTCGAGCCGGCCACCGGAGGCCTCGCCGCGACCGCGGGGCTCGCACGCCGCGGCGACGGCACGACGGTGTTCGTCAAGGCGTTCGACGATCCGCCGTCGGACGACGCGTTCGCGGCGGAGGCCGAGGGACTCACCGTGCTGCGCGAGGCGGGCGGCGTCGCCACGCCCGGGACCGTCCTCGTGGACCGCGACCTGCTCGTCCTGTCCGTACTGCGGCCCCGGACGGACACCGAGGACTTCTGGGAACAGCTCGCGCACGCCCTCGCCCGCCTGCACACCACCACGCGGGCCTCCCGGTTCGGATGGCACCGGGACAACTGGCTGGGCCGCCGCCGGCAGGTCAACACCTGGGAGGACGACGGATTCGCGTTCTTCGCCCAGCACCGGCTGCTGCGCTGGCTCGGCGAGCGACGCGTCCAGGAGGCCCTCGACGCCGCGGACCGGGCGGCGCTGGAGCGTCTGTGCGACCGGCTGCCCGAACTGCTGCCGGTCAGGCCCCCGTGCCTGACGCACGGCGACCTGTGGGCGCAGAACGTCATGGCCACCCACGACGGGCGCCCCGCGCTGATCGACCCGGCCGTGTCGTACACCTGGGCCGAGGTCGACCTGGCCCATCTGTGGACGACGGCGCCGCCGCCCGAGGCGCACGTGTTCTTCGAGCGGTACGCCGAGCTCACCGGACTCGACCGCGACTGGCGCGCACGCATGCCGATCCTCCAGCTGCGCCAGCACCTGGCCGTGATCGCCCAGTTCGAGCCCGACTGGGGCGCCGCGGATCTCGTGCGCGCCACGCTCGCCCCGTTCCGCCGGCGGTCCTGA